The genomic segment GATTTTCATGGCAATATATGTTTCGGTACGGGAGTCCGGAGCAACATTCTTCTCTTCGCGATATCCCGGTTTCGTAGCAGATGCAGTGTATTGCCCGCGGACAATATGTTCTTTCAGATCTTCCCCGGTCAACGGCGAGAGGGATTCGTACACTTTCACCACTTCATTACGGAAGTTGTCGGCATTGAACACAGCCGGCGGTTCCATTGCAGTAAGCGCCACCAGTTGGATCAGATGATTCTGCACCATATCCCGCAAAGCTCCGGCTCCTTCATAGAATCCTCCACGCTGCTCGATACCCAAGTTTTCTACTGCGGTAATCTCTACATAGTCGATATAATTACGGTTCCAAAGCGGTTCAAAGATGCCGTTAGCAAAGCGGAAAGCAAGAATATTCTGCGCCGTTTCTTTGCCCAGGAAGTGGTCTATACGGTAAATCTGCTGTTCTTCGAACACCGACGCATATATGCGGTTCAATTCGCGGGCCGATTCCAAATCATAGCCAAAGGGTTTCTCCACAATGATACGCGTGTGGGGGCGATTCAAATGGGCAGCCTTGAGGTGAAGGGGAATCACACCGTACAAAGAAGGCGGTGTAGCCAAATAATACAACATGCCATCCGGCTCCTGCTCACCCGTCAGTTCCTGAAGGCGTACATTCAGTTTCCCATAATCGGCTGCATCGGCGGGATTAAGGGAAAGATAGTGTAAGCGTTTACAGAAATCCTCCATGCACTCAGGCGCATATTCTTCCGAAGCGACAAAACGCTCCAATTCGGAACGGATGTAAGCGCGGTAAGTATCATCTTGGTATTCGGTGCGTCCCACACCTAATACTGCAAAACTTTCCGGTAAACGTTTCTCCTTATATAAGGTATACAGCGCCGGCATCAACTTACGCTTCGTCAAGTCACCGGAAGCGCCGAAAATTATCATCACAAATCTATTCATAGCTTTATTTATGTTTGAGGACATTCCACTGAGTTCCATTAAGAAGGGCTACACATTATATGTTCCCGACTTTGTATCTCCGCCATGTCCGGTCCAGTTTTCATGAAAGAATTGTCCGCGCAATTCATCTACACGCTCAAAGGTGTGCGCGCCAAAGTAATCGCGTTGTGCCTGAATCATGTTTGCCGGCAGCTTGACGGAAACCAATGAATAGAAATAGTTCAATGCCGACGAAAAGGCGGGAACCGGAAGTTCCTCTTTCATGGCCTGTGCCACCAGATGCTTCCAACCGGGAAGCAACTGTTTCATCTCATTGCTGAAATAAGGGGCAAGAAGAAGATGCTGCGGCTTCTCGTTCTGTTCGAAAGCTGCGGCGATATCATTAAGGAATACGCTGCGGATGATGCAACCGCCCCGCCACATGCGGGCAATGGAAGCCAAATTGAGCTGCCATCCGAAAGCCTCGGAAGCACGCTGCAATACAGCGAACCCTTGTGCATAGGACACCAGTTTGGATGCATACAGTGCAGAATAGATGTCCTTCACCATTTCCGACTTGTTATATACCACATCCGTATGCCGACAGACAAAGTGCCTGGATGCTGCCTCACGCAAATTCTTCTGCGCCGAGAGGCTCCGTTCAAAGACCGCCGTAGCAATCAGTCCCAACGGCATGCCCAGTTCCATAGCATTGACCACCGACCATTTGCCCGTACCCTTTTGTCCGGCAACGTCCAATATTTTGTCTATCAGGAAACCGCCCGATTTATCTTTATGTTGCAGTATGTTGGCAGTGATTTCAATGAGATAGCTGCGCAACTTGCCCTCGTTCCAATAGGAAAAGACGGAAGACATTTCTTCATTGCCCAGTTTCAGGAGATTCTTCATCAGCCAATAGGCCTCAGAAATAAGCTGCATATCACCATACTCAATGCCATTGTGAATCATCTTGACAAAATGACCGGATCCAGCCGGCCCCACCCATTGGCAACATGGCGTTCCATCCGATGCTTTAGCGGCAATGCTTTGTAGAACAGGCTTTACTTCTTCCCATGCACTTACAGAGCCTCCCGGCATGATGGAAGCACCGTTCAAGGCGCCTTCCTCACCACCGGAAACACCTGCTCCAACAAAGCGGAAGCCTTTCTCTTCAGCCAGCGCCACGCGGCGGTTGGTATCCTCGTAATTGGAGTTTCCCCCGTCTATCAGTATATCCCCCGGCGACAGCAAAGGGAATAGTTGCTCCATCAGCTCGTCTACGGCATTGCCGGCACGAACCATCATCATTATTTTACGTGGAGTGGCAATGGACTCCACGAAAAGAGCCATGTCCGTATATCCCTGAATTCTTTTTCCGCGTGCTCTCCCGTTCATAAAACGCTCAACCACGCCTTCTTCCACTCCCGGAACCGTACGGTTATAGACTGAAACCTGCCAGCCTTTATCAGCCATGTTCAGAGCCAGATTTTCGCCCATAACGGCCAGGCCTATCAGTCCAATGTCTGTTTTATTTAAGTTCTTCATATACTTGTAAAATTTATCTTTATGATGAAACAAAAAGCAAAACCCATTTGTTCATGTAAAATTTGAAATTACCCCCTGCGATATAGTGCAAATGCCTAAAATATGAATAATTGTAAAATCATTTGCCGTATTAGCTTTGCCGTCTCACAATAAATCACGATTTTTGCACATCGAAACATGTAACGATCAGAAAAAACATAACATCAGAATCAATGAAGAAAGCTCTAATTTCCGGAATCACCGGGCAGGACGGTTCGTTCCTTGCAGAATTCCTGTTGCAAAAGGGATATGAAGTACATGGCATTATGCGGCGCTCATCATCTTTCAATACAGGCCGCATCGAGCATCTGTACTTTGACGAATGGGTACGTGACATGAAGCAGAAACGCACCATTAATTTGCACTACGGAGATATGACGGACAGCAGCTCGCTTATCCGCATCATCCAGCAGGTACAACCGGACGAGATATATAATCTTGCCGCACAAAGCCACGTAAAAGTTTCCTTTGACGTGCCCGAATATACCGCCGAGACAGATGCCGTAGGCACATTGCGTATGCTTGAAGCAGTACGTATCTTAGGACTGGAAAAGAAAACAAAGATATATCAGGCATCCACTTCCGAACTGTTCGGCAAAGTACAGGAAGTGCCCCAAAAGGAGACGACTCCTTTCTATCCGCGCAGCCCGTATGGCGTAGCCAAGCAATACGGTTTCTGGATTACGAAGAACTACCGCGAAAGCTACGGCATGTTCGCCGTCAACGGTATCCTCTTCAACCATGAGAGCGAACGGCGTGGAGAAACTTTCGTGACGCGTAAGATTACACTGGCTGCCGCACGCATAGCGCAAGGTTTTCAGGATAAGCTGTATTTGGGAAACCTCGATGCACGCCGCGACTGGGGATATGCCCGCGATTATGTGGAATGCATGTGGCTCATCCTCCAACATGATACGCCGGAGGACTTTGTGATTGCTACCGGAGAGATGCACACCGTACGCGAGTTCGCCACACTGGCTTTTGAAGAAGTAGGCATACCGTTGCGTTGGGAAGGTGCAGGAATAAACGAAAAAGGCATCGACACCCGAACCGGTAAAGTGCTGGTTGAGGTAGATCCCAAATATTTCCGCCCGTCCGAAGTGGAGCAACTGCTGGGCGATCCCACCAAAGCCAAAACCTTGCTGGGTTGGAACCCGCAGCAGACAAGTTTTGAGGAGCTGGTAAGAATCATGGCTGCACACGACATGAAGTTCGTAAAGAAGTTGCATGCCCGTTCAAAAGAAGAAGAATAACATTGCCAAGACAACATCAATCATGGAAAAAAATGCCAAAATATACATTGCAGGACATCATGGACTGGTAGGTTCTGCTATCTGGAAAAACCTGCAAGAAAAGGGTTACACCAACCTTATAGGAAAAACCCATAAAGAGCTTGATTTGCTGGACGGAGTTGCCGTACGCCGTTTCTTCGATGAAGAACAGCCGGAATATGTATTCCTTGCCGCCGCTTTCGTGGGCGGCATCATGGCAAACAGCATCTATCGTGCAGATTTCATCTACAAGAATCTCCAAATACAACAAAACGTCATTGGCGAGAGTTTCCGTCACAACGTGAAGAAACTGCTGTTCTTAGGCAGCACCTGCATCTATCCGCGCGATGCCGAACAGCCGATGAAGGAAGATGTCCTGCTCACCTCACCGTTGGAATACACCAATGAGCCGTATGCCATTGCCAAGATTGCCGGACTGAAGATGTGTGAAAGTTTCAATCTGCAATACGGAACGAACTACATCGCCGTAATGCCCACCAACCTCTACGGTCCCAACGACAATTTCGATCTGGAGCGCAGCCACGTGCTTCCCGCCATGATCCGTAAGGTGCATCTGGCGCACTGCCTGCAACAGGGCAACTGGGATGCCGTACGCCTTGACATGAACCAGCGTCCCGTAGAAGGTATCAGCGGCAGCAACAGCAACGCAGAAATACTGGACATACTTGCCAAATACGGCATCAGCGACAAGGAAGTCAAACTCTGGGGAACCGGCACGCCACTGCGCGAATTCCTCTGGAGCGAAGAAATGGCAGATGCCAGTGTATTCGTCATGGAGCACGTAGACTTCAAAGACACCTACAAGCCCGGTGATAAAGATGTTCGCAACTGCCACATCAACATCGGCACAGGCAAGGAAATCACGATCCGCCAACTGGCCGAACTGATTGTGGACACCGTAGGTTATCAGGGAAAACTCACGTTCGACAGTACCAAACCCGACGGCACCATGCGCAAACTCACCGATCCAAGCAAACTGCACGCATTGGGCTGGCATCACAAGATAGACATTGAGGAAGGCGTGCAACGAATGTACCGGTGGTACTTGGGCAACGATTAATTCCCAAAGGCAATCCAAACCTGCCTCACACAGGAAAGAACCGTAGCGTTTCAGGGCATCCGTCCAAATAGTATTTCCCACTAAAAGTTTGTATTCTCTAATATAAACCCTTATATTTGCGCAATTTTCAACTAAATGTGCAAATAAATGGAACAAAGTTTTATCGCCTATATAGAGAATAGTATCAAAGCAAACTGGGATCTGGATGCCCTGACCGACTATAAAGGAGCAACCTTGCAATATAAGGATGTAGCCCGGAAAATAGAAAAGCTGCATATCATTTTTGAAGCAAGCGGCATCAGGAAAGGCGATAAGATCGCCGTCTGCGGACGCAACAGTTCACACTGGGGAGTAACATTCCTCGCCACGCTGACGTATGGCGCGGTCATCGTACCCATTCTTCACGAATTCAAGGCGGACAATGTGCACAACATCGTCAATCACTCCGAAGCCAAGCTCCTTTTCGTAGGAGACCAAGTATGGGAAAACCTCAATGAAAGCGCCATGCCCCTGCTGGAAGGCATTTTCATGATGACGGACTTCACCCTGCTCGTGTCGCGTAACGAACGTGTCACCTATGCCCGCGAGCACCTCAATGAGATGTTCGGCAAGAAATTCCCCAAGAACTTCCGCAAAGAGCATATCGACTATCACAAAGACCAGCCCGAAGAACTGGCGGTCATCAACTATACCTCCGGCACAACCAGCTACTCGAAAGGCGTCATGCTCCCCTATCGCAGCCTGTGGTCCAACACCAAATTCGCCTTTGAAGTGCTGCCGCTGAAAGCCGGTGACAAGCTGGTATGCATGTTGCCAATGGCACACATGTACGGACTTGCATTTGAGTTCCTGTATGAGTTTTCTGTGGGTTGCCACATCTATTACCTCACCCGCATGCCAAGCCCGAAGATCATCTTCCAAGCCTTTGCCGACGTGAAGCCCAACCTCATTGTGGCCGTACCGCTCATCATCGAAAAGATCATCAAGAAGAGCGTATTGCCCAAGTTGGAAACGCCCACCATGAAACTGTTGCTGAAAGTGCCTATCATCAACGACAAGATAAAAGCCACCGTACGCGAACAGATGATACAAGCCTTCGGCGGTAATTTTGCGGCAGTCATTGTAGGCGGTGCGGCCTTCAATCAGGAAGTGGAACAATTCCTGCGCATGATAGACTTCCCCTACACAGTAGGTTACGGCATGACGGAATGTGGCCCCATCATCTGCTACGAGGATTGGACACGCTTCAAACCCGGTTCTTGCGGTAAGGCAGCTCCCCGCATGGAAGTGAAAATCCTCTCTCCCGACCCAGAGAACATCCCCGGTGAGATTGTTTGCCGCGGTCCCAATGCCATGTTGGGTTACTACAAGAATGAAGAAGCCACCGAACAGGTGGTGGACAAAGAAGGCTGGCTGCACACCGGCGACCTTGCCTTGATGGATGCCGAAGGCAATGTCACCATCAAGGGACGCAGCAAAAACATGCTCCTCGGTCCAAGCGGACAAAACATCTACCCCGAAGAGATAGAAGATAAGTTGAACAACCTGCCCTACGTGGCCGAAAGCATCATTGTGCAGCAAAACGAGAAACTCGTCGGACTGGTATATCCCGATTTCGATGATGCCTTTGCCCATGGGCTCACCAACGATGACATAGAACGTGTCATGGAAGAGAATCGTGTGGCTCTGAACGCAGAATTGCCCGCTTACAGCCAGGTATCAAAAATGAAGATATATCCTGAGGAATTTGAGAAAACGCCGAAAAAATCCATTAAACGTTTCTTATACCAAGAAGCAAAAGGATAAACGCATACTCTATTCCTATTCCCAAAGACAAACGAATCATGAAACGTATATTCTCATTCATCTGCCTGTCCTTGCTTTTAGCAGGGACAGTTGTTTATGCTCAAACAGACAAGCTCCGCCCAGCCCGCAAGGAAAGAGCAGGCATCAACCTCTCTCTTTGGAAGAACCTTGCCACACAACGTACGGACACAGTAGGGAGCACATTCCTCAATCTCGGTATCTTCTCTGCCATGAACCGCCTGAACGGTTTGGGAGTAAACGTATTGGGTTCCGTTACGGGCAGAGACATGAACGGTGTGCAATTCTCCGGCATATCCAATATAGTAGGCGGAAGTATGCGAGGCATACAGGTAGCAGGCATAACCAATATCAACGGTGACAATCTCTGCGGCCTGTCCGTTTCCGGCCTTGTAGGCATCACAGGCAATCATGCGCAGGGAGTGGTATTCTCCGGTCTGGCCAACATTGCAGGCGACAACAGTAACGGAGTCATCATAGGCGGCCTGCTGAACATCACCGGCGAAAAGACCGGCGGTGTGCAGCTTGCAGGACTTGCCAACATTTCGGGCGGTGATTTCGCGGGTGTCACCACATCCGGCCTGCTGAACGTGGTAGGCAACAATATGAAAGGGATTCAGATCTCCGGTTTAGGGAACATCACAGGCGGAACGGCTACCGGCATTCAACTTGCCCCCCTAAACGTGGCTGTCCGCGCCAAAGGGCTCCAGATAGGTTTAGTGAACTATTACAAAGAGAAGCTGGACGGGTTTCAGCTGGGACTGGTCAATGCCAATCCCGACACCCAAGTGCAGATGATGCTTTTTGGCGGCAACGCCACCAAGCTGAATATGGCCGCCCGCTTCAAGAACGAGCTGTTCTACACCATTCTCGGCGGCGGTACGCATTACCTCGATTTCAGCGACAAATTCTCCGGTGCACTCTTCTACCGCGCCGGCTTGGAACTGCCTCTTTACAAGCAACTATTCATCAGCGGCGATTTAGGCTACCAGCATGTAGAGACCTTCAAGAACAAAGATTACGGTTTTCCGGCACGCCTCTACTCTCTCCAGACCCGCATAAACCTTGAATACCGCCTGACGGAACGCTTGGGTGTGTTCGTGACCGGCGGTTACGGCTGGGACAGGTATTACAACCGAAATGCCAACTTCGACAAAGGAGTGATTGTGGAAGGCGGTATAGTATTATTCAAATACTAAAGCCGATACTGACGGAATAAAATCATCCCACAAGATAAAATAAATCATCCCATGAGACGAATAAATTCATCTTACGGGATGATTTTATTCATCCCGCAGGACCAAATTATTTATCCTGCGAGACGAATCCGAGTATAACTCAAAAAATCTCTTTCTCTTTGATCAAGCCGGTTCTATATGCCACCAACAGCTTTTTCAAGTCCTGAATCTGCGTTACAAGCTGTTTGCCTTTATCCGTATCCTTCACCATCATGCGCTGCGAATTGAACTCGATGACGAATGTTGTCGACTTAATATCCTGTCCTTCCTCAATCGCCTTCTGACGGCTTTGGAAAGGATCATGCTGCACCAGCTGCATTCCATGCGAATGATATACCAGCGTGTATCCCGCAATGCCCGTTTCGGGCTGGTAGGCTTTGGAAAAGCCGCCGTCAATCACCAGCAGCTTGCCGTCGGCCTTTATGGGGCGTTCGCCTTTAATCGTCTTTACAGGTACATGTCCGTTGATGATGTGTGAATGAGGGCCCGGCTCCACCCCGAACTCCGTTAAAATACTGTCACAGATATCGGCGCGGTTGCGAAGCGTATAATAATATCCCTTGTTCTCCTTGTGCAATGCCTTGTCGGCAACGAAATAACGCTCAAACGTCGCCATTTTATCCTTGTCGAAAGACGGTGCATCCGGTCCGCACCACATATACCACATATAGTCCAGTGCAAAGTTCTTCTCCTCCGAACCGTCCTCGTCAAAGTACGCGGTACGAATCAACTGGTCCGTTTTTTGCAGCAGCTTATGTCCCCAATATTCTTTCTTGCCGATGCGCACATGCTTGAAACTTCCGTCTTCGTTCAGGGGTACGGAAGCGTGGTACAACAGGTTACTGTTGCACACCAGATACATGCCGCCATACGTAAACAGGCAACGCATGTGTTTCTTCAGCTTCTCGCTATTCATAAACGAAGCGTGTATCTTGTCCACCAGCTCCCGTTCCTCATCGGTCAGGCGGTACGGATCGGCCGGGTCAATGGTTGGGAAATTGGCATCGCGCAACTCATACTCTTTTCCTTCGTACACAAACACTCCCCGTTCAAAGTCTATCTTATGCAACAGCTTCCTGTTCTCCATGCCAAACTCCGGACGGCGGTTGATGATCTCCGCTTCCAGCTTGAATTGAATAATCGTAATGGCCTTATGCATCTGCGTAATCAGGCGCAAAGTCTTTTCATTATAATTGGCATCGGCAAAATTCATCTTCGGGGCAAAGATGGCACAAGAGTCATCCGCATAAGTATCCATTGCAAAGGTGGCCAGCGGCAGCAGGTTGATGCCGTATCCGTCTTCCAGCGTCGCCAGGTTGGCATAGCGCATGGACATGCGGATTACGTTCGCTATGCAGGCATCATTGCCCGATGCAGCTCCCATCCACAGGATATCGTGGTTTCCCCATTGAATATCGAAGTTGTGATAGTCGCAGAGCGTATCCATGATGATATGCGCCCCCGGACCGCGGTCGTAGATGTCTCCTACGATGTGCAGGGAATCTATCGTCAGCCGTTGGATCAGCTTGCACATGGCTATGATGAAATCATCCGCACGCTTGGTCGAGATGATCGTGCTGACGATGACATTGATATACGCATGTTTGTTGGGCTCTACGCTCGACTCGTGCAGCAGCTCCTGAATGATGTAGGAGAATTCTGCCGGCAATGCCTTGCGCACCTTCGAGCGTGTATATTTGGAAGAGACATTCTGGCACACCTTCACCAACTGGTTCAGGGTGATGAGATACCAGTCGTCCAAATCCGTTTCCTCTTCCTTTATCAGCTGCAGCTTCTCTTCCGGATAATAAATCAGCGTACAGATTTCTTTCTTTTCACTTTCGCGCAGCGTGTGGCCGAAGATTTCATTCACCTTC from the Bacteroides eggerthii genome contains:
- the gnd gene encoding decarboxylating NADP(+)-dependent phosphogluconate dehydrogenase; the encoded protein is MKNLNKTDIGLIGLAVMGENLALNMADKGWQVSVYNRTVPGVEEGVVERFMNGRARGKRIQGYTDMALFVESIATPRKIMMMVRAGNAVDELMEQLFPLLSPGDILIDGGNSNYEDTNRRVALAEEKGFRFVGAGVSGGEEGALNGASIMPGGSVSAWEEVKPVLQSIAAKASDGTPCCQWVGPAGSGHFVKMIHNGIEYGDMQLISEAYWLMKNLLKLGNEEMSSVFSYWNEGKLRSYLIEITANILQHKDKSGGFLIDKILDVAGQKGTGKWSVVNAMELGMPLGLIATAVFERSLSAQKNLREAASRHFVCRHTDVVYNKSEMVKDIYSALYASKLVSYAQGFAVLQRASEAFGWQLNLASIARMWRGGCIIRSVFLNDIAAAFEQNEKPQHLLLAPYFSNEMKQLLPGWKHLVAQAMKEELPVPAFSSALNYFYSLVSVKLPANMIQAQRDYFGAHTFERVDELRGQFFHENWTGHGGDTKSGTYNV
- a CDS encoding fructose-bisphosphatase class III produces the protein MGTITPESIISDLRYLQLLSRSFPTIADASTEIINLEAILNLPKGTEHFLTDIHGEYEAFQHVLKNASGAVKRKVNEIFGHTLRESEKKEICTLIYYPEEKLQLIKEEETDLDDWYLITLNQLVKVCQNVSSKYTRSKVRKALPAEFSYIIQELLHESSVEPNKHAYINVIVSTIISTKRADDFIIAMCKLIQRLTIDSLHIVGDIYDRGPGAHIIMDTLCDYHNFDIQWGNHDILWMGAASGNDACIANVIRMSMRYANLATLEDGYGINLLPLATFAMDTYADDSCAIFAPKMNFADANYNEKTLRLITQMHKAITIIQFKLEAEIINRRPEFGMENRKLLHKIDFERGVFVYEGKEYELRDANFPTIDPADPYRLTDEERELVDKIHASFMNSEKLKKHMRCLFTYGGMYLVCNSNLLYHASVPLNEDGSFKHVRIGKKEYWGHKLLQKTDQLIRTAYFDEDGSEEKNFALDYMWYMWCGPDAPSFDKDKMATFERYFVADKALHKENKGYYYTLRNRADICDSILTEFGVEPGPHSHIINGHVPVKTIKGERPIKADGKLLVIDGGFSKAYQPETGIAGYTLVYHSHGMQLVQHDPFQSRQKAIEEGQDIKSTTFVIEFNSQRMMVKDTDKGKQLVTQIQDLKKLLVAYRTGLIKEKEIF
- a CDS encoding long-chain fatty acid--CoA ligase, translating into MEQSFIAYIENSIKANWDLDALTDYKGATLQYKDVARKIEKLHIIFEASGIRKGDKIAVCGRNSSHWGVTFLATLTYGAVIVPILHEFKADNVHNIVNHSEAKLLFVGDQVWENLNESAMPLLEGIFMMTDFTLLVSRNERVTYAREHLNEMFGKKFPKNFRKEHIDYHKDQPEELAVINYTSGTTSYSKGVMLPYRSLWSNTKFAFEVLPLKAGDKLVCMLPMAHMYGLAFEFLYEFSVGCHIYYLTRMPSPKIIFQAFADVKPNLIVAVPLIIEKIIKKSVLPKLETPTMKLLLKVPIINDKIKATVREQMIQAFGGNFAAVIVGGAAFNQEVEQFLRMIDFPYTVGYGMTECGPIICYEDWTRFKPGSCGKAAPRMEVKILSPDPENIPGEIVCRGPNAMLGYYKNEEATEQVVDKEGWLHTGDLALMDAEGNVTIKGRSKNMLLGPSGQNIYPEEIEDKLNNLPYVAESIIVQQNEKLVGLVYPDFDDAFAHGLTNDDIERVMEENRVALNAELPAYSQVSKMKIYPEEFEKTPKKSIKRFLYQEAKG
- the zwf gene encoding glucose-6-phosphate dehydrogenase; its protein translation is MNRFVMIIFGASGDLTKRKLMPALYTLYKEKRLPESFAVLGVGRTEYQDDTYRAYIRSELERFVASEEYAPECMEDFCKRLHYLSLNPADAADYGKLNVRLQELTGEQEPDGMLYYLATPPSLYGVIPLHLKAAHLNRPHTRIIVEKPFGYDLESARELNRIYASVFEEQQIYRIDHFLGKETAQNILAFRFANGIFEPLWNRNYIDYVEITAVENLGIEQRGGFYEGAGALRDMVQNHLIQLVALTAMEPPAVFNADNFRNEVVKVYESLSPLTGEDLKEHIVRGQYTASATKPGYREEKNVAPDSRTETYIAMKIGINNWRWNGVPFYIRTGKQMPTKVTEIVVHFRETPHQMFRCEGGHCPRANKLILRLQPNEGIVLKFGMKVPGPGFDVKQVMMDFSYSDLGGLPAGDAYARLIEDCIQGDQTLFTRSDAVDASWRFFNPVLKYWQEHPDAPLYGYPVGTWGPLESEAMMNEHGAEWTNPCKNLTNTDEYCEL
- a CDS encoding LA_2272 family surface repeat-containing protein → MKRIFSFICLSLLLAGTVVYAQTDKLRPARKERAGINLSLWKNLATQRTDTVGSTFLNLGIFSAMNRLNGLGVNVLGSVTGRDMNGVQFSGISNIVGGSMRGIQVAGITNINGDNLCGLSVSGLVGITGNHAQGVVFSGLANIAGDNSNGVIIGGLLNITGEKTGGVQLAGLANISGGDFAGVTTSGLLNVVGNNMKGIQISGLGNITGGTATGIQLAPLNVAVRAKGLQIGLVNYYKEKLDGFQLGLVNANPDTQVQMMLFGGNATKLNMAARFKNELFYTILGGGTHYLDFSDKFSGALFYRAGLELPLYKQLFISGDLGYQHVETFKNKDYGFPARLYSLQTRINLEYRLTERLGVFVTGGYGWDRYYNRNANFDKGVIVEGGIVLFKY
- a CDS encoding GDP-L-fucose synthase family protein, which codes for MMEKNAKIYIAGHHGLVGSAIWKNLQEKGYTNLIGKTHKELDLLDGVAVRRFFDEEQPEYVFLAAAFVGGIMANSIYRADFIYKNLQIQQNVIGESFRHNVKKLLFLGSTCIYPRDAEQPMKEDVLLTSPLEYTNEPYAIAKIAGLKMCESFNLQYGTNYIAVMPTNLYGPNDNFDLERSHVLPAMIRKVHLAHCLQQGNWDAVRLDMNQRPVEGISGSNSNAEILDILAKYGISDKEVKLWGTGTPLREFLWSEEMADASVFVMEHVDFKDTYKPGDKDVRNCHINIGTGKEITIRQLAELIVDTVGYQGKLTFDSTKPDGTMRKLTDPSKLHALGWHHKIDIEEGVQRMYRWYLGND
- the gmd gene encoding GDP-mannose 4,6-dehydratase, which translates into the protein MKKALISGITGQDGSFLAEFLLQKGYEVHGIMRRSSSFNTGRIEHLYFDEWVRDMKQKRTINLHYGDMTDSSSLIRIIQQVQPDEIYNLAAQSHVKVSFDVPEYTAETDAVGTLRMLEAVRILGLEKKTKIYQASTSELFGKVQEVPQKETTPFYPRSPYGVAKQYGFWITKNYRESYGMFAVNGILFNHESERRGETFVTRKITLAAARIAQGFQDKLYLGNLDARRDWGYARDYVECMWLILQHDTPEDFVIATGEMHTVREFATLAFEEVGIPLRWEGAGINEKGIDTRTGKVLVEVDPKYFRPSEVEQLLGDPTKAKTLLGWNPQQTSFEELVRIMAAHDMKFVKKLHARSKEEE